One segment of Erigeron canadensis isolate Cc75 chromosome 2, C_canadensis_v1, whole genome shotgun sequence DNA contains the following:
- the LOC122589406 gene encoding blue copper protein-like yields the protein MKIYYVAVVLLVVALCSGLPSLAKVYTVGDSAGWSLNVDYTTWTSDKTFKVGDSLVFNYGSSHSVDEVSSDDYGSCSAGNTIASYTSGPTTIPLNTTGTHYFICGVIGHCSGGMKLSVPVTGGGGGTTTSPSGTGGSPPTKPTTPTAPTGTSTGSVVSPMVSIVFGFVSLVFKFALY from the exons ATGAAGATTTATTATGTTGCGGTTGTGCTGTTAGTAGTAGCTTTGTGTAGTGGTTTGCCATCTCTAGCCAAAGTTTATACTGTTGGAGACTCTGCTGGTTGGTCACTCAATGTTGATTATACTACTTGGACTAGTGATAAAACATTTAAAGTTGGAGATAGCCTTG TGTTCAACTATGGAAGCAGTCACTCGGTAGATGAAGTGAGTTCAGACGATTATGGCAGTTGCAGCGCTGGAAACACGATTGCGTCATACACGTCTGGCCCCACCACCATTCCCCTAAACACCACCGGTACACATTATTTCATCTGTGGTGTCATTGGACATTGTAGTGGTGGGATGAAACTTTCTGTCCCAGTCactggaggtggtggtgggacCACCACATCTCCATCTGGGACAGGTGGTTCTCCGCCCACTAAGCCTACTACTCCTACTGCACCTACAGGCACATCCACTGGGAGTGTCGTATCTCCCATGGtatcaattgtttttggtttcgTTTCGTTGGTGTTTAAGTTCGCTCTTTATTGA